The following proteins are encoded in a genomic region of Tenacibaculum sp. 190524A05c:
- a CDS encoding YfcC family protein, whose product MKNIKIPHALTLLFLIILLVSALSHKIPAGKFERILIDGKNTVIPNSYTKIESSPIGFFDIFKAIPLGFQTAVNIIFIVLAGGIMFGVIEKSKAIENAAGTLVRKLGNEKRYLIVFLITFFYGALGVFVGYEHNIAMIPIAAVLSIAIGGDLILAAGISVAAVTIGFGLSPINPYTVGIGHKLAELPLFSGALLRTLLCITALFILAMYNIRYLKKISDSPAKSLGKGLDESGIQLSKPISEYRITGINILVLSIFIVGLGVIVWGVFSYKWYFIELSAIFLIISILVGLVTRMDQNTFSETVLKSVSKAAPGAFMVGFATTIKVLMDMSNIGDTISYEMSNILQGLPQFFAAVGMSISQGVINLFIPSGSGQALATLPVMIPLGEVLGLTRQTTILAFQIGDGVTNLVNPTLGGLIGMLSMCRVPLNRWFKFILPLVMIILVLSWTVLTIATFINY is encoded by the coding sequence TTGAAAAATATTAAAATCCCGCACGCTTTAACCTTATTATTTCTAATAATTTTATTGGTTTCAGCACTTTCTCATAAAATACCGGCTGGTAAGTTTGAACGTATTTTAATAGATGGGAAAAATACAGTAATCCCAAACTCTTACACTAAAATAGAGAGTTCTCCAATTGGCTTTTTTGATATATTCAAGGCAATTCCTTTAGGTTTTCAGACTGCAGTAAATATCATTTTTATTGTTTTAGCTGGAGGAATTATGTTCGGAGTTATCGAGAAATCAAAAGCTATTGAAAATGCTGCAGGTACGTTAGTGAGAAAATTAGGAAACGAAAAGAGATATTTAATCGTGTTCTTAATTACATTTTTTTATGGAGCATTAGGTGTGTTTGTAGGTTACGAACATAATATTGCGATGATTCCAATTGCTGCCGTATTAAGTATTGCAATTGGCGGTGATTTAATTTTAGCTGCAGGAATTTCTGTCGCTGCTGTTACAATTGGTTTTGGTTTATCGCCAATCAATCCATACACGGTGGGTATTGGTCATAAATTGGCAGAACTTCCTTTGTTTTCGGGAGCATTATTAAGAACACTATTATGTATTACAGCGCTATTTATATTAGCAATGTATAATATTCGATATTTAAAGAAAATATCAGATTCACCTGCTAAATCCTTAGGTAAAGGTTTAGATGAAAGTGGAATTCAATTGTCTAAACCAATATCAGAATATAGAATTACTGGTATAAATATTCTTGTTTTATCAATTTTTATTGTCGGGTTAGGAGTTATTGTATGGGGAGTATTTTCCTACAAATGGTATTTTATTGAGTTATCTGCGATTTTTCTAATCATTTCAATTTTAGTAGGATTAGTAACTAGAATGGATCAAAATACATTTAGTGAAACAGTTCTAAAATCAGTTTCTAAAGCGGCTCCTGGTGCATTTATGGTTGGTTTCGCGACAACTATAAAAGTATTGATGGATATGAGTAATATTGGTGATACAATTTCTTATGAAATGTCTAATATCTTACAGGGATTACCTCAATTTTTTGCAGCCGTAGGAATGTCTATTTCACAAGGTGTTATCAACTTGTTTATTCCTTCTGGAAGTGGGCAAGCACTAGCAACATTACCTGTAATGATTCCATTAGGTGAAGTTTTAGGATTAACTAGACAAACAACAATATTAGCATTTCAAATAGGTGATGGAGTTACAAATTTGGTAAATCCAACTTTAGGAGGGTTGATAGGAATGCTTAGTATGTGCAGAGTTCCATTGAACAGATGGTTCAAATTTATTTTACCGTTAGTGATGATAATATTAGTACTTTCATGGACGGTTTTAACAATTGCTACTTTTATAAATTATTAG
- a CDS encoding RNA methyltransferase, which translates to MVDENLLQYLEEFVTEKRRRIFKEVISNRTRHFTVVLENIFQSHNASAVVRSCDVFGIQDVHTIENSYINKVSRKIAKGSQKWLDFHRFKDENSNTKDCFNALKNKGYQIIATTPHNDSCYLSDFDITKKSAFVFGVEREGVSDFMLENADGYLKIPMVGFTESLNISVAAAIVLQDVTTRLRKSEINWQLTEEEKNETYAKWIESSIKNLEKHKSFYYSQKN; encoded by the coding sequence ATGGTAGATGAAAACTTATTACAATATTTAGAAGAGTTTGTAACAGAGAAAAGAAGACGAATTTTTAAAGAAGTAATTTCCAATAGAACTAGACATTTTACGGTTGTATTGGAGAATATTTTTCAATCACACAATGCCAGTGCTGTAGTGAGAAGTTGTGATGTTTTCGGAATACAAGATGTACATACGATTGAAAATAGTTACATAAATAAAGTTTCTAGAAAAATAGCAAAGGGCAGTCAAAAATGGTTGGATTTTCATCGATTTAAAGATGAAAACAGCAATACTAAAGATTGTTTTAATGCTTTGAAAAATAAAGGTTATCAAATCATAGCAACTACTCCGCATAATGATTCTTGTTATTTGTCAGATTTTGATATTACCAAGAAATCCGCTTTTGTATTTGGTGTAGAAAGAGAAGGAGTCTCTGATTTTATGTTGGAAAATGCAGATGGATACTTAAAAATTCCAATGGTTGGTTTTACAGAGAGTTTGAATATATCTGTAGCAGCTGCAATTGTTCTTCAGGATGTTACAACAAGACTAAGGAAGTCTGAGATTAATTGGCAACTTACGGAAGAAGAGAAAAATGAAACTTATGCCAAATGGATTGAGAGTTCTATTAAGAATCTAGAAAAACATAAGAGTTTTTATTATAGTCAAAAGAATTAG
- a CDS encoding peptidoglycan DD-metalloendopeptidase family protein yields MTNFLKTITDTPIKVIDQSIELSDYVPVSISSNNKELNSFDVSSSLEWKNYLESFLNKKKAKVAYGGYLEKRDIYKRSSYFNTSDTNERNIHLGIDLWCDEGTKVLSVLDGKIHSFKNNLNHGDYGPTIIIEHNIEGKTFYSLYGHLALSSIENLKIGQSVTQGEEIGTLGKSEVNGDYAPHLHFQLILDIENKEGDYPGVCSELEVKFYEQNCPNPNLLLKLPNEI; encoded by the coding sequence ATGACAAACTTTTTAAAAACTATTACTGATACTCCAATTAAAGTAATAGATCAATCCATTGAACTATCGGATTACGTTCCAGTTTCAATTTCTTCAAATAATAAAGAATTAAACTCTTTTGATGTTTCATCTTCATTAGAATGGAAAAATTATTTAGAGTCATTTTTAAATAAAAAGAAAGCTAAAGTTGCTTACGGTGGATATTTAGAGAAGAGAGACATATATAAGAGAAGTTCATATTTTAATACTTCGGATACTAATGAAAGAAATATTCATTTAGGAATTGACTTATGGTGTGATGAAGGAACGAAGGTCTTATCAGTTTTAGATGGTAAAATCCACAGTTTTAAAAATAATTTAAACCATGGAGATTACGGACCAACAATTATTATAGAGCATAATATTGAAGGAAAAACTTTTTATTCTCTTTATGGTCATTTAGCTTTATCTTCTATTGAAAATCTTAAAATTGGTCAGAGTGTAACTCAAGGCGAAGAAATAGGTACGTTAGGTAAAAGTGAAGTGAATGGTGACTATGCTCCACATTTACATTTTCAACTTATTTTAGATATAGAAAATAAAGAAGGTGATTATCCAGGAGTTTGTTCAGAATTGGAAGTTAAATTTTATGAACAAAATTGCCCAAATCCAAATTTACTCTTAAAATTGCCAAATGAAATATAG
- a CDS encoding DNA topoisomerase 3, whose product MKVCIAEKPSVAREIANILGANTKHDGYFEGNGYAVTYTFGHLCTLLEPKDYKPHWKSWDLNNLPMLPDKFSTKVTEDSGIQKQFRIVKSLFDKADVVINCGDAGQEGELIQRWVINQANYKGKVQRLWISSLTEEAIKEGFDNLKDEESYNNLYYAGYSRAIGDWLLGLNATRLYTVKFGGYKQVLSIGRVQTPTLAMLVNRFNEIKNFKPQPYWELQTTYRNTVFNCEEGRFLKKEEGQAFADKVKESDFEIISVTKKKGKDYAPKLFDLTGLQVYCNNKFGFSADETLKIVQKLYEMKVVTYPRVDTTFLPNDIYPKVAGILQRLTNYSEITAPLLGKKIKKSTRVFNDKKVTDHHAIIPTGIQTNLQYNQQQVYDIIVRRFIAVFYPDSDISNTSVIGKADEVSFKTTGKEILTKGWRVVFEFNEEPKKINTEQSILPNFEKGEKGPHEPSFLEKETKPPRNYTEASLLRAMETAGKQVDDDEMRELMKENGIGRPSTRASIIETLFKRKYIERQKKLVVPTQTGIDLIALIDNELLKSAELTGLWEKRLKEIERGEFHASSFIKQMKAMVDHLVYEVRSSKKTARLSAENNTQKPTTAKKKTSTKKTVVGKDCPKCKKGNLLKGSSAYGCSDYKNGCNFKLPFSFMEKKISESQLIRLLDKGSTTNLKGWKSENGKIEGLIRFDDNFNLKLEPKKGATTKKVPDTITCPKCKKGTVLKGKSAYGCSEYSNGCTFVFPFAKIKELANGKELTKELVYQILQSH is encoded by the coding sequence ATGAAAGTTTGTATAGCCGAAAAACCTAGTGTTGCACGAGAAATTGCTAACATTTTGGGTGCCAATACGAAACATGATGGATATTTTGAAGGAAATGGATATGCTGTGACATATACCTTTGGACACTTATGTACTTTATTAGAACCAAAGGACTATAAACCGCACTGGAAAAGTTGGGATTTGAATAATTTACCAATGCTTCCGGACAAATTTAGTACAAAAGTCACTGAAGATTCGGGAATTCAAAAACAGTTTAGAATTGTAAAATCTCTGTTTGATAAAGCAGATGTAGTTATAAACTGTGGGGATGCTGGTCAAGAAGGAGAATTGATACAGCGTTGGGTTATTAATCAAGCTAATTATAAAGGTAAAGTTCAGCGATTATGGATTTCTTCACTTACTGAAGAAGCTATAAAAGAAGGTTTTGATAATTTAAAAGACGAAGAAAGTTATAATAACTTGTACTATGCAGGGTATTCTAGAGCAATCGGAGATTGGTTATTAGGATTAAATGCAACACGATTATATACTGTAAAATTTGGTGGTTACAAGCAGGTATTATCAATTGGTAGAGTCCAGACTCCTACTCTGGCCATGTTGGTAAATCGTTTTAATGAAATTAAAAACTTTAAACCACAACCATATTGGGAGTTACAGACTACTTATAGAAATACAGTGTTCAATTGTGAAGAAGGTAGATTTTTAAAAAAGGAAGAAGGACAAGCATTTGCTGATAAGGTAAAAGAATCTGATTTTGAAATCATTTCTGTTACTAAAAAGAAAGGAAAAGACTATGCACCTAAGCTTTTTGATTTAACAGGTTTACAAGTATATTGTAATAATAAATTTGGTTTTTCAGCTGATGAAACTTTAAAAATAGTTCAAAAGCTTTACGAAATGAAGGTTGTTACTTATCCTAGAGTAGATACAACATTCTTACCTAATGATATCTATCCTAAGGTTGCTGGAATACTTCAAAGACTAACTAATTATAGTGAAATTACTGCTCCTCTTTTGGGTAAGAAAATAAAGAAGTCAACCCGAGTATTTAACGATAAAAAAGTTACAGATCACCATGCTATAATTCCTACAGGAATTCAAACCAATTTGCAATATAATCAGCAACAAGTTTATGATATTATTGTAAGAAGATTTATTGCTGTTTTTTATCCTGATAGTGATATTTCTAATACTTCAGTAATTGGAAAAGCAGATGAAGTTTCATTTAAAACTACAGGAAAAGAAATACTAACTAAAGGATGGAGAGTAGTTTTTGAATTTAATGAAGAACCTAAAAAAATAAATACTGAACAAAGTATACTTCCTAATTTTGAGAAAGGTGAAAAGGGTCCACATGAACCAAGTTTCCTTGAAAAAGAGACTAAGCCACCTCGAAATTATACGGAAGCGAGTTTACTTCGTGCTATGGAAACAGCCGGTAAACAAGTAGATGATGATGAAATGCGTGAATTAATGAAAGAGAATGGAATTGGAAGACCATCTACACGTGCAAGTATAATTGAAACCTTGTTCAAAAGAAAATATATTGAACGCCAAAAGAAATTAGTAGTTCCAACACAAACTGGAATTGACTTAATTGCTCTTATTGACAATGAACTTTTAAAATCTGCTGAATTAACTGGGCTTTGGGAAAAAAGATTAAAAGAAATTGAACGTGGTGAGTTCCATGCAAGTTCTTTTATTAAACAAATGAAGGCCATGGTTGATCATTTAGTTTATGAAGTTCGTTCTAGTAAAAAAACTGCACGTCTATCCGCTGAAAACAATACCCAAAAACCAACAACAGCAAAGAAAAAAACATCAACTAAGAAAACAGTAGTTGGTAAGGATTGTCCTAAATGTAAAAAAGGAAATTTACTAAAAGGGTCGTCTGCATATGGATGTTCAGATTATAAAAACGGATGTAATTTTAAACTTCCTTTTTCTTTTATGGAAAAGAAAATATCTGAAAGTCAACTTATTCGATTGTTAGACAAAGGAAGCACAACGAACTTAAAAGGTTGGAAATCGGAAAATGGTAAAATAGAAGGGCTGATTCGTTTTGATGATAATTTCAACCTTAAATTAGAACCAAAGAAAGGAGCTACAACAAAAAAGGTTCCAGATACAATTACGTGTCCTAAATGTAAAAAAGGCACCGTTTTAAAAGGTAAATCTGCCTATGGATGCTCTGAATATAGCAATGGCTGTACTTTTGTTTTTCCTTTTGCAAAAATTAAAGAACTAGCTAATGGTAAAGAGTTAACAAAGGAATTAGTTTACCAGATATTACAATCTCATTAA
- the argE gene encoding acetylornithine deacetylase — MTAKEILAKLVSFDVLSKQNNLDLVNWITDYIKQYNIETVYVYNEEKTQASLHCRIGPAVDGGIILSGHTDVVPVKGQPWDTNPFELVEKEGRLYGRGACDMKGYLACFLSVLPKMVQADLSVPIYFAISYDEEIGCLRAPELAEHINSYYSEKPKYAIIGEPSMMQPIVGQKGVLYVETTVNGSQGHSSRIEKEVSAIHESTRLILWLENKMKELASNTRNESFLPPHSTLHVGQIKGGIATNVVAGSTVFQWDVRSIPEDSITDIVNDFQEYCNELQEEKRKIFPDFKIENELLHPPVPGLQTEEDASIVDLVSEISGNNIPSYVAYATEAGQFAEAGFESIICGPGSIEQAHRANEFVSIEQLNLGVQMIENLVEKISI, encoded by the coding sequence ATGACAGCGAAAGAGATATTAGCAAAACTTGTTAGTTTTGATGTATTAAGTAAACAAAATAATCTTGATTTAGTAAACTGGATTACTGACTATATAAAACAGTATAATATTGAAACTGTTTATGTTTACAATGAAGAAAAAACTCAGGCTTCATTGCATTGTAGAATTGGACCAGCAGTAGACGGCGGGATAATTCTTTCGGGACATACAGATGTTGTTCCTGTAAAAGGACAACCTTGGGATACCAATCCTTTCGAACTTGTTGAAAAAGAAGGCAGGTTATATGGAAGAGGAGCTTGCGATATGAAAGGTTACTTGGCTTGTTTTTTATCAGTTTTACCTAAAATGGTTCAAGCAGATTTGTCTGTTCCAATCTATTTTGCCATTTCATATGATGAAGAAATTGGTTGTTTAAGAGCTCCTGAATTAGCTGAACATATCAATTCTTATTATTCCGAAAAGCCGAAGTATGCAATCATTGGAGAACCTTCTATGATGCAACCCATTGTTGGTCAAAAAGGAGTTTTATATGTTGAAACAACGGTTAATGGAAGTCAGGGGCATAGCAGTAGAATAGAAAAAGAAGTTAGTGCTATACATGAAAGTACTAGGTTGATTTTATGGCTTGAAAATAAAATGAAAGAGTTAGCTTCGAACACAAGAAATGAATCTTTTTTACCACCACATTCAACATTGCATGTTGGTCAAATAAAAGGAGGAATTGCTACGAATGTTGTTGCTGGAAGTACAGTGTTTCAATGGGATGTAAGATCTATTCCTGAAGATAGTATAACCGATATTGTAAATGATTTTCAAGAGTATTGTAACGAACTTCAAGAAGAGAAAAGAAAGATTTTTCCCGACTTTAAAATTGAAAATGAATTATTGCATCCACCTGTGCCAGGACTGCAAACCGAGGAAGATGCATCTATAGTTGATTTAGTTTCAGAAATATCAGGTAATAATATTCCTAGTTATGTTGCGTATGCAACGGAGGCAGGACAATTTGCTGAAGCTGGTTTTGAAAGTATTATTTGTGGCCCAGGTTCAATTGAACAAGCACATAGAGCTAATGAATTTGTTTCAATTGAGCAATTAAACCTTGGTGTTCAAATGATTGAGAATCTAGTTGAAAAAATAAGTATATAA
- a CDS encoding Crp/Fnr family transcriptional regulator translates to MSALWYFEDVNLFKILCPHKYPAYKKEHDIDKYKKSDYIYFTDDNANKIYLIDKGKVKLGYYTEDGEEVIKAILTKGEIFGEKALLGIDKRNEFAQSIDNTTSICPVSKDTMFQLMRDNVSISFKIYKFIGLRIKRLERRLELLLFKDAKTRLLEFLDELCEDYGYECDQTGDHVIRHPYTQKDIASLIGTSRPTLNSLLNELKHNEIIDFNRKEIRLLKKTA, encoded by the coding sequence ATGAGTGCTTTATGGTATTTTGAAGATGTAAATCTCTTTAAAATATTGTGTCCACATAAGTATCCAGCGTACAAAAAGGAACACGATATTGATAAGTATAAAAAGAGTGATTACATTTATTTTACTGACGATAACGCTAATAAAATCTACCTTATTGATAAAGGTAAGGTTAAGCTAGGCTATTATACTGAAGATGGAGAGGAAGTCATTAAAGCAATATTAACCAAAGGAGAAATTTTTGGTGAAAAAGCACTTTTAGGTATTGATAAAAGAAATGAATTTGCACAATCTATAGACAATACTACTTCAATTTGTCCAGTATCAAAAGATACCATGTTTCAATTAATGCGTGATAATGTTTCGATAAGTTTTAAAATTTATAAATTCATTGGTTTACGTATTAAAAGATTAGAACGAAGACTAGAACTTTTACTTTTTAAAGACGCTAAAACAAGACTACTTGAGTTTTTAGATGAACTTTGTGAAGATTATGGATATGAATGTGATCAAACAGGTGATCATGTCATAAGACATCCATATACTCAAAAAGATATTGCTTCATTAATTGGTACTTCACGTCCTACATTAAATTCATTATTAAACGAATTAAAACACAATGAAATCATTGATTTTAATAGAAAAGAAATCAGATTATTGAAAAAAACTGCCTAA
- a CDS encoding DUF6495 family protein → MKYRQLTKEQFESLHQEFAQFLATQSIDVKEWTTIKAENPKLAEEEMNLFSDVVWEDVLTRTKFLEHFSPKTINLFKCEDQEIKRIVIKVEKDIDLLTQNGYTWLLEHYKSPEVSFLHGNKPYSEERNPEIFDLIEKGSSISNGELFAFFEKIIS, encoded by the coding sequence ATGAAATATAGACAACTTACGAAAGAGCAATTTGAATCATTACATCAAGAGTTTGCGCAATTTTTAGCTACTCAAAGTATTGATGTTAAGGAGTGGACCACGATTAAAGCTGAGAATCCGAAACTTGCAGAGGAAGAGATGAATTTATTTAGTGATGTTGTTTGGGAAGATGTACTGACAAGAACTAAATTTTTAGAACACTTTTCTCCAAAAACAATTAATTTATTCAAGTGTGAGGATCAAGAAATAAAAAGAATTGTAATAAAAGTTGAAAAAGATATTGACTTATTAACTCAAAATGGTTATACTTGGTTGTTAGAACATTATAAATCCCCAGAAGTTTCTTTTTTACATGGTAACAAACCATATTCTGAAGAAAGAAACCCTGAAATCTTTGACTTAATAGAGAAAGGAAGTAGTATATCAAATGGCGAATTATTTGCCTTTTTCGAAAAAATTATAAGTTAA
- the thrC gene encoding threonine synthase: MNYFSLNQQSKSVSFKEAVINGLAPDRGLYFPENISPLPEEFITNIDTYSNEEIAFEAIKQFVGDEIPKSTLKEIVSETIDFEFPVVKVRENIGSLELFHGPTLAFKDVGARFMARCLGYFNNQNPEKVTVLVATSGDTGGAVANGFLGVNGVDVVILYPSGKVSDIQEKQLTTLGKNITALEVNGVFDDCQDMVKTAFLDDQISRTLTSANSINVARWLPQMFYYFFAYKQLYKKHPNLVFSVPSGNFGNICAGMMAQKLGLPIQHFVAATNVNDTVPEFMKNGEYKPKASKATISNAMDVGNPSNFIRIQKLFNNSFENLKGGFSSFSFDDDATKESMKRIYKESNYIADPHGAVGYLGLEKHQLKKDEYGVFLETAHPVKFLDVVESTLNLKLTIPEEIQELIKKEKHSIKISTYDELKSFLNA, from the coding sequence ATGAATTATTTTAGTCTTAATCAACAATCAAAATCAGTTTCTTTTAAAGAAGCTGTAATTAATGGATTAGCTCCTGATAGAGGTTTGTATTTTCCTGAAAATATTAGTCCATTACCAGAAGAGTTTATCACAAATATTGATACGTATTCTAATGAAGAAATTGCGTTTGAAGCCATTAAACAATTTGTTGGTGATGAAATTCCAAAATCAACTTTAAAAGAAATTGTTTCAGAAACTATTGATTTTGAATTTCCAGTTGTTAAAGTCCGAGAAAACATTGGAAGCTTAGAATTATTTCATGGTCCTACCCTAGCATTTAAAGATGTTGGTGCGCGATTTATGGCCAGATGCTTAGGTTATTTTAATAATCAAAATCCAGAAAAAGTTACTGTATTAGTAGCAACTTCTGGCGATACTGGTGGTGCTGTAGCTAATGGCTTTTTAGGAGTAAACGGTGTTGATGTTGTTATCTTATACCCTAGTGGTAAAGTCAGTGATATTCAAGAAAAACAGTTAACTACTTTAGGCAAAAACATTACAGCTTTAGAGGTAAATGGAGTTTTTGATGATTGTCAAGATATGGTGAAAACTGCATTTTTAGATGATCAAATTTCAAGAACTTTAACTTCTGCAAACTCTATAAATGTTGCAAGATGGTTACCGCAAATGTTCTATTATTTCTTTGCTTATAAACAGTTGTACAAAAAGCATCCAAATTTAGTATTCTCTGTTCCAAGTGGAAACTTTGGTAATATTTGCGCAGGTATGATGGCACAAAAATTAGGTCTTCCAATTCAACATTTTGTTGCTGCTACCAATGTAAATGACACTGTCCCTGAGTTTATGAAAAATGGAGAGTATAAACCTAAAGCTTCCAAAGCAACAATATCAAATGCAATGGATGTAGGTAATCCAAGTAATTTTATCCGAATTCAGAAATTGTTTAATAATAGTTTCGAAAACTTAAAAGGTGGATTTTCTTCTTTTTCTTTTGATGACGATGCTACAAAAGAATCAATGAAGAGAATTTACAAAGAATCAAATTACATTGCAGATCCACACGGAGCAGTTGGTTATTTAGGTTTAGAAAAACATCAATTAAAAAAGGATGAATATGGTGTTTTCTTAGAAACAGCACATCCTGTAAAATTCTTAGATGTTGTAGAAAGTACATTAAACTTAAAACTTACTATTCCTGAAGAAATACAAGAACTTATAAAAAAAGAAAAACATTCTATTAAGATTAGCACTTATGATGAATTAAAATCTTTTCTAAACGCATAA
- a CDS encoding Sir2 family NAD-dependent protein deacetylase has protein sequence MKKIVVLTGAGISAESGINTFRDANGLWEGHDIMEVASPIGFENNPALVLDFYNKRRQQLFEVEPNEAHHNLKRLESQYEVHIITQNVDDLHERANSSNILHLHGELLKARSSAVNDFICHWEKDINLGHLAKDGSQLRPHIVWFGEDVPLLEKAVEITEKADILVIIGTSMQVYPAASLINFIKDETPIYFIDPKPYINKNAFNNLTIIKDVATLGTDKLLKMLMH, from the coding sequence ATGAAAAAAATAGTTGTTTTAACAGGTGCAGGAATCAGTGCTGAAAGTGGAATAAATACATTTAGAGATGCTAATGGATTATGGGAAGGTCATGATATAATGGAGGTTGCCTCACCAATTGGTTTTGAAAATAATCCTGCTTTAGTATTAGATTTCTATAATAAGCGTCGTCAACAATTATTTGAAGTAGAACCTAATGAAGCTCATCATAACTTAAAACGCTTAGAATCGCAATATGAAGTTCATATTATTACACAGAATGTAGACGATTTACATGAAAGAGCAAACAGTTCAAACATTTTACATTTACATGGAGAACTTTTAAAAGCAAGAAGTTCAGCTGTCAATGATTTTATTTGTCATTGGGAAAAGGATATTAACTTAGGTCATCTAGCGAAAGATGGATCTCAATTAAGACCTCATATTGTTTGGTTTGGTGAGGATGTACCATTACTAGAAAAAGCAGTAGAAATTACCGAAAAGGCTGATATTTTAGTTATCATAGGAACTTCGATGCAAGTATATCCTGCAGCCAGCTTAATAAACTTTATTAAGGATGAAACTCCGATTTACTTTATAGATCCTAAACCTTATATAAACAAAAACGCCTTTAATAATTTAACTATTATTAAAGACGTTGCTACCTTGGGGACAGATAAACTATTAAAAATGCTTATGCATTAA